In the Euphorbia lathyris chromosome 5, ddEupLath1.1, whole genome shotgun sequence genome, one interval contains:
- the LOC136230723 gene encoding probable ubiquitin-like-specific protease 2A: MDPSDENTATSLNSQASEPCIRYVRRKKTRKQPEEEIECLKISSPQPDDEIECLEISSSRSSRPVPYRRKSRMRVKGKATSGTLLSTKEFDIHFGNLWKNLPEDKRMPFTYFDCLWFSAYMQSPEKECMQSWIKDKPIFTKKYVLLPIVYWSHWNLLIFCNFGESSQLDNVPCMLLLDSLQMAGPKRFEPDIRKFVSDIFKFEGRPKSKKSISEIPLLVPKVPQQTNDEDCGNFVLYFIDLFVRNAPAEFMMNEYPYFMTEQWFELDGFKDFCKKLVPLDEQ; this comes from the exons ATGGACCCTTCTGATGAAAACACTGCTACTTCTCTGAACTCTCAAGCTTCTG AGCCTTGCATACGCTACGTTCGGAGGAAGAAGACTAGAAAACAACCAGAAGAAGAGATAGAATGCTTGAAAATATCATCACCACAACCGGATGACGAGATAGAATGCCTGGAGATATCATCTTCACGGTCCTCGCGACCTGTTCCTTACCGTCGTAAGTCAAGGATGAGAGTAAAGGGTAAGGCTACGTCCGGAACACTGCTGAGTACTAAAGAATTTGACATCCATTTCGG AAATTTGTGGAAAAACCTCCCCGAAGATAAGCGGATGCCTTTTACGTACTTTGACTGCCTATGGTTTTCCGCTTATATGCAATCCCCCGAGAAAGAATGTATGCAGTCTTGGATCAAGGATAAGCCCATTTTTACAAAGAAATATGTTCTTCTTCCTATCGTTTACTG GAGCCACTGGAATCTCTTGATCTTTTGCAACTTCGGTGAGAGTTCGCAGCTGGATAATGTTCCATGTATGCTGTTGCTTGATTCGCTTCAGATGGCAGGTCCTAAGCGATTTGAACCCGACATAAGAAA GTTTGTCTcggacattttcaaatttgaggGCAGGCCTAAAAGCAAGAAGTCCATTTCTGAAATTCCGTTATTGGTCCCGAAG GTGCCGCAGCAGACAAATGACGAAGATTGCGGTAACTTTGTTCTCTACTTCATCGATTTGTTCGTGCGCAATGCACCTGCGGAGTTTATGATGAACGAATACCCTTACTTT ATGACAGAACAATGGTTCGAGTTAGACGGCTTCAAGGACTTCTGCAAGAAACTCGTACCCCTCGACGAACAATGA